The Camelina sativa cultivar DH55 chromosome 14, Cs, whole genome shotgun sequence genome includes a window with the following:
- the LOC104742003 gene encoding phospholipase ABHD3-like isoform X1, producing the protein MEGKDPNLSPSPSPYELLFQALSLIPIRHYLFALFFISTIFFYNFIEFHFLGDAILRYFRCSVNLVYNPDSSLYHGVVSRCRILHGRYVATPWLASPHLQTCFLNFHGLPPVFSYRRQLFLASDGGTIALDWLTNSDVLNGALQNQSEITKEVDTTPIAVVIPGLTSDSSSAYLKHLAYNTAKTGWNVVISNHRGLGGVSVTSDRFYNAGWTGDIRVVLGYLQQKYPKAPLFAIGTSIGANVLVKYLGEEGEKTPLRGAVAICSPWDLLIGDRFICRTFKQKLYDKALTIGLQGYAQLHEPQYARLANWEGIKKSRSIRDFDNHATCLVGKFETVDTYYRKSSSTQYIGNVAVPLLCISALDDPLCTKEAIPWDECRANKNIVLATTNHGGHLAFFEGLTGSSLWWVRATNEFLGALSCSRYMHIQKVNIEEKRSSGKQEPLINQGPYLNIAEDGLVAAVKYEKDTNTTTASSKQRGRKPEDDVTKRSFKELCRLTKRPVWLLGYIGMVTGLPLLGLLLNYLFRKKQRPTTTSKS; encoded by the exons ATGGAAGGAAAAGATCCGAATCTGTCTCCATCTCCATCACCTTACGAACTTCTTTTTCAAGCTCTCTCCCTCATCCCAATTCGTCACTACCTCTTCGCTCTCTTCTTTATCTCGACCATCTTCTTCTACAATTTCATCGAGTTTCACTTCCTTGGTGATGCGATTCTTCGCTATTTCAGATGCAGCGTCAATCTCGTCTACAATCCAGATTCGTCTCTTTATCACGGCGTTGTTTCACGGTGTCGGATTCTTCACGGCcg ATATGTGGCGACGCCTTGGTTAGCGAGCCCTCATCTTCAGACTTGTTTCTTGAATTTTCATGGATTGCCTCCAGTTTTCAGCTACAGaag GCAGCTTTTTCTTGCTTCTGATGGTGGAACGATTGCATTGGATTGGCTGACGAACTCTGATG TTCTTAATGGTGCTCTTCAAAATCAGAGTGAAATTACAAAAGAAGTAGATACAACGCCTATCGCAGTTGTTATTCCAGGGTTAACTAGTGATTCTTCATCTGCA TATTTGAAGCATCTTGCCTACAACACTGCAAAAACAGGTTGGAATGTCGTTATCAGCAACCATAGAGGTTTGGGCGGTGTTTCTGTTACT TCCGATCGCTTCTATAATGCTGGATGGACAGGGGATATACGGGTAGTTCTTGGTTATCTTCAACAAAAATACCCGAAGGCTCCTCTCTTTGCTATTGGAACTAGCATTGGAGCAAATGTTCTG GTCAAATACCTTGGGGAAGAGGGTGAAAAGACTCCTCTGAGGGGTGCTGTAGCTATTTGCTCTCCGTGGGACCTCTTG ATTGGTGACAGGTTTATCTGTCGGACGTTCAAACAAAAGCTCTACGACAAAGCTCTCACCATCGGTCTCCAAGGTTATGCCCAATT GCATGAACCTCAGTATGCACGGCTTGCTAATTGGGAAGGCATTAAAAAG TCACGTTCCATCCGAGATTTTGACAACCACGCAACCTGTCTAGTTGGAAAATTCGAG ACTGTGGATACGTATTACCGAAAATCGAGCAGCACCCAATACATAGGAAATGTGGCGGTGCCACTACTCTGTATAAGTGCTCTAGATGATCCATTATGCACAAAGGAAGCTATTCCCTGGGACGAATGCAG ggcaaacaaaaacattgtctTGGCTACAACAAATCACGGGGGACATCTAGCGTTCTTCGAAGGATTAACTGGATCTAGCTTATG GTGGGTTCGAGCCACCAATGAGTTTCTTGGCGCCCTTAGCTGCAGTCGTTATATGCATATACAGAAAGTAAAT attgaagagaaaagaagCTCAGGGAAACAAGAGCCTTTGATAAACCAAGGCCCGTACCTAAACATTGCAGAAGACGGGTTGGTGGCAGCAGTCAAGTACGAGAAAGACACCAATACCACCACGGCATCATCGAAGCAGAGAGGACGAAAGCCTGAGGACGATGTAACAAAGAGAAGCTTTAAGGAGCTGTGTCGGCTGACAAAACGGCCCGTATGGTTGCTTGGTTACATAGGCATGGTTACAGGTTTGCCTTTACTTGGACTGCTCCTAAACTACCTCTTCCGTAAGAAGCAACGACCTACAACAACATCCAAATCCTGA
- the LOC104742003 gene encoding phospholipase ABHD3-like isoform X2 yields the protein MEGKDPNLSPSPSPYELLFQALSLIPIRHYLFALFFISTIFFYNFIEFHFLGDAILRYFRCSVNLVYNPDSSLYHGVVSRCRILHGRYVATPWLASPHLQTCFLNFHGLPPVFSYRRQLFLASDGGTIALDWLTNSDVLNGALQNQSEITKEVDTTPIAVVIPGLTSDSSSAYLKHLAYNTAKTGWNVVISNHRGLGGVSVTSDRFYNAGWTGDIRVVLGYLQQKYPKAPLFAIGTSIGANVLVKYLGEEGEKTPLRGAVAICSPWDLLIGDRFICRTFKQKLYDKALTIGLQGYAQLHEPQYARLANWEGIKKSRSIRDFDNHATCLVGKFETVDTYYRKSSSTQYIGNVAVPLLCISALDDPLCTKEAIPWDECRANKNIVLATTNHGGHLAFFEGLTGSSLWWVRATNEFLGALSCSRYMHIQKIEEKRSSGKQEPLINQGPYLNIAEDGLVAAVKYEKDTNTTTASSKQRGRKPEDDVTKRSFKELCRLTKRPVWLLGYIGMVTGLPLLGLLLNYLFRKKQRPTTTSKS from the exons ATGGAAGGAAAAGATCCGAATCTGTCTCCATCTCCATCACCTTACGAACTTCTTTTTCAAGCTCTCTCCCTCATCCCAATTCGTCACTACCTCTTCGCTCTCTTCTTTATCTCGACCATCTTCTTCTACAATTTCATCGAGTTTCACTTCCTTGGTGATGCGATTCTTCGCTATTTCAGATGCAGCGTCAATCTCGTCTACAATCCAGATTCGTCTCTTTATCACGGCGTTGTTTCACGGTGTCGGATTCTTCACGGCcg ATATGTGGCGACGCCTTGGTTAGCGAGCCCTCATCTTCAGACTTGTTTCTTGAATTTTCATGGATTGCCTCCAGTTTTCAGCTACAGaag GCAGCTTTTTCTTGCTTCTGATGGTGGAACGATTGCATTGGATTGGCTGACGAACTCTGATG TTCTTAATGGTGCTCTTCAAAATCAGAGTGAAATTACAAAAGAAGTAGATACAACGCCTATCGCAGTTGTTATTCCAGGGTTAACTAGTGATTCTTCATCTGCA TATTTGAAGCATCTTGCCTACAACACTGCAAAAACAGGTTGGAATGTCGTTATCAGCAACCATAGAGGTTTGGGCGGTGTTTCTGTTACT TCCGATCGCTTCTATAATGCTGGATGGACAGGGGATATACGGGTAGTTCTTGGTTATCTTCAACAAAAATACCCGAAGGCTCCTCTCTTTGCTATTGGAACTAGCATTGGAGCAAATGTTCTG GTCAAATACCTTGGGGAAGAGGGTGAAAAGACTCCTCTGAGGGGTGCTGTAGCTATTTGCTCTCCGTGGGACCTCTTG ATTGGTGACAGGTTTATCTGTCGGACGTTCAAACAAAAGCTCTACGACAAAGCTCTCACCATCGGTCTCCAAGGTTATGCCCAATT GCATGAACCTCAGTATGCACGGCTTGCTAATTGGGAAGGCATTAAAAAG TCACGTTCCATCCGAGATTTTGACAACCACGCAACCTGTCTAGTTGGAAAATTCGAG ACTGTGGATACGTATTACCGAAAATCGAGCAGCACCCAATACATAGGAAATGTGGCGGTGCCACTACTCTGTATAAGTGCTCTAGATGATCCATTATGCACAAAGGAAGCTATTCCCTGGGACGAATGCAG ggcaaacaaaaacattgtctTGGCTACAACAAATCACGGGGGACATCTAGCGTTCTTCGAAGGATTAACTGGATCTAGCTTATG GTGGGTTCGAGCCACCAATGAGTTTCTTGGCGCCCTTAGCTGCAGTCGTTATATGCATATACAGAAA attgaagagaaaagaagCTCAGGGAAACAAGAGCCTTTGATAAACCAAGGCCCGTACCTAAACATTGCAGAAGACGGGTTGGTGGCAGCAGTCAAGTACGAGAAAGACACCAATACCACCACGGCATCATCGAAGCAGAGAGGACGAAAGCCTGAGGACGATGTAACAAAGAGAAGCTTTAAGGAGCTGTGTCGGCTGACAAAACGGCCCGTATGGTTGCTTGGTTACATAGGCATGGTTACAGGTTTGCCTTTACTTGGACTGCTCCTAAACTACCTCTTCCGTAAGAAGCAACGACCTACAACAACATCCAAATCCTGA
- the LOC104743783 gene encoding uncharacterized protein LOC104743783 isoform X1: protein MQTVDTYYRKSSSTQYIGNVAVPLLCISALDDPLCTKEAIPWDECRANKNIVLATTNHGGHLAFFEGLTGSSLWWVRATNEFLGALSCSRYMHIQKVNIEEKRSSGKQEPLINQGPYLNIAEDGLVAAVKYEKDTNTTTASSKQRGRKPEDDVTKRSFKELCRLTKRPVWLLGYIGMVTGLPLLGLLLNYLFRKKQRPTTTSKS from the exons ATGCAGACTGTGGATACGTATTACCGAAAATCGAGCAGCACCCAATACATAGGAAATGTGGCGGTGCCACTACTCTGTATAAGTGCTCTAGATGATCCATTATGCACAAAGGAAGCTATTCCCTGGGACGAATGCAG ggcaaacaaaaacattgtctTGGCTACAACAAATCACGGGGGACATCTAGCGTTCTTCGAAGGATTAACTGGATCTAGCTTATG GTGGGTTCGAGCCACCAATGAGTTTCTTGGCGCCCTTAGCTGCAGTCGTTATATGCATATACAGAAAGTAAAT attgaagagaaaagaagCTCAGGGAAACAAGAGCCTTTGATAAACCAAGGCCCGTACCTAAACATTGCAGAAGACGGGTTGGTGGCAGCAGTCAAGTACGAGAAAGACACCAATACCACCACGGCATCATCGAAGCAGAGAGGACGAAAGCCTGAGGACGATGTAACAAAGAGAAGCTTTAAGGAGCTGTGTCGGCTGACAAAACGGCCCGTATGGTTGCTTGGTTACATAGGCATGGTTACAGGTTTGCCTTTACTTGGACTGCTCCTAAACTACCTCTTCCGTAAGAAGCAACGACCTACAACAACATCCAAATCCTGA
- the LOC104743783 gene encoding uncharacterized protein LOC104743783 isoform X2, whose amino-acid sequence MQTVDTYYRKSSSTQYIGNVAVPLLCISALDDPLCTKEAIPWDECRANKNIVLATTNHGGHLAFFEGLTGSSLWWVRATNEFLGALSCSRYMHIQKIEEKRSSGKQEPLINQGPYLNIAEDGLVAAVKYEKDTNTTTASSKQRGRKPEDDVTKRSFKELCRLTKRPVWLLGYIGMVTGLPLLGLLLNYLFRKKQRPTTTSKS is encoded by the exons ATGCAGACTGTGGATACGTATTACCGAAAATCGAGCAGCACCCAATACATAGGAAATGTGGCGGTGCCACTACTCTGTATAAGTGCTCTAGATGATCCATTATGCACAAAGGAAGCTATTCCCTGGGACGAATGCAG ggcaaacaaaaacattgtctTGGCTACAACAAATCACGGGGGACATCTAGCGTTCTTCGAAGGATTAACTGGATCTAGCTTATG GTGGGTTCGAGCCACCAATGAGTTTCTTGGCGCCCTTAGCTGCAGTCGTTATATGCATATACAGAAA attgaagagaaaagaagCTCAGGGAAACAAGAGCCTTTGATAAACCAAGGCCCGTACCTAAACATTGCAGAAGACGGGTTGGTGGCAGCAGTCAAGTACGAGAAAGACACCAATACCACCACGGCATCATCGAAGCAGAGAGGACGAAAGCCTGAGGACGATGTAACAAAGAGAAGCTTTAAGGAGCTGTGTCGGCTGACAAAACGGCCCGTATGGTTGCTTGGTTACATAGGCATGGTTACAGGTTTGCCTTTACTTGGACTGCTCCTAAACTACCTCTTCCGTAAGAAGCAACGACCTACAACAACATCCAAATCCTGA
- the LOC104742004 gene encoding transmembrane protein 18 gives MEEIRSAMEQQMDLMADLVQKLSGELRTGLQPAYDNFLGFFHAIDWKEPWIMGLMAFHALLLLVTLLSRRHLNFHMFLFLLALGGVYFAENLNRELRKNWKSFSTQNYFDQHGVFVSVLWSGPLLVIAMIILINTLFSLCYLIVKWKRAELRHRARLARTKEE, from the exons ATGGAGGAAATAAGATCAGCGATGGAACAACAAATGGATCTAATGGCGGATCTGGTTCAGAAACTCTCCGGAGAGCTACGAACGGGTTTACAACCTGCTTACGATAATTTCTTGGGATTTTTCCACGCCATTGATTGGAAG GAGCCTTGGATTATGGGATTAATGGCGTTTCATGCTTTGTTGCTACTGGTGACTCTTCTTTCTAGAAGGCATCTCAACTTCCATATGTTCCTCTTCTTATTGGCAT TGGGCGGGGTTTACTTCGCTGAGAATCTCAACCGGGAGCTGAGAAAAAACTGGAAGAGCTTCTCAACTCAAAACTACTTTGACCAGCACGGGGTCTTTGTATCGGTTCTTTGGTCTGGACCTCTTTTGGTCATTGCAATGATAATCCTG ATAAACACACTGTTTTCGCTCTGCTACCTGATTGTGAAGTGGAAAAGAGCTGAACTCAGGCATCGTGCAAGGCTTGCTCGTACCAAGGAGGAATAG
- the LOC104742005 gene encoding FHA domain-containing protein PS1-like encodes MEVKEEKLLEEEQRVPEKTIPVFTVLKNGAILKNIFVVNSRDFSSPERNGSMVSGDDDEVEETLVVGRHPDCDILLTHPSISRFHLEIRSISSRQRLFVTDLSSVHGTWVRDLRVEPHACVEVEEGDTIRIGGSTRIYRLHWIPLSRAYDFENPFVSPLDASMVMEQEEENIMIEAESLEVAKHQSLVNTGLSDDGDLHLDVTSEGTGSSVPSEDEDTYVTTREMSLPLAFPSVLALAGDSARSQELQFKEDLQTSTEWDLDVLEAGEDKPKSSSSPSKQQSGGYLERLGCSDLLVAAEADECNVRGDGGLHLNVISERMESSVPNEEDPFLNIMIEAESLEVAKHQSLVNTGLSDDGDLHLDVTSEGTGSSVPSEDEDTYVTTREMSLPLAFPSVLALAGDSARSQELQFKEDLQTSTEWDLDVLEAGEDKPKSSSSPSKQQSGGYLERLGCSDLLVAAEADECNVRGDGGLHLNVISERMESSVPNEEDPFLVAKETLSLQLSTDSINLEILRLTEDVQASPELSISSVEVNAEIPSSGCSPSKGKIDDCFEASSCSAPELTIKVEILSLHPEVSEETELVTKEVMEASAKPLSKADNMSHEENRETEVSRQVIAVSPNSFSQAEPTLEILTDEAPGLLGSEVLSEVAVDTEIENLLHQKSNAETKADIQNHKDNGESEVSRKVIAVSTKSLSQAETTLEILTEEARGLEVQSEVAIETERENVLHQTSNGEAKVGSRQVSEVSDCLSAGNEGLSRINTEDIQSLCSSWQPMPESEVGAQSEIWNDVNSAGHQNTKSGMTREIGKIFDEGSSSCLSEVQQSGSQIFLSTSNQKPKPELSIGSGRSEKYYSLSEIKGEESTDKWCPILSTLAAETFGDTKPIEELPSDETGSQENQTPQTYTDRDDVLSEMDSSSTCNIWSRRGKAASVLQIRTNKSEGKQQYTGKQPKDKFHRRQALSDKSISLTVHHGAENLEPEIFTPDKENLSPSSHMLKRLQEIGDVKDSKSSSKLSGRSCSSLVHSKLSGRSCSSLVHSSIAIVASEAFAEPEIFTPDKENLTPNSHMLKRLREFGDFKGTKGSSSKATRKPFFDHLEANVMAEQKPEDLQSMSSKSKVKHEPVALKKKAERVPFQPLLDKSSSQSQSYTEASTASARNNNSRGIRSSSVLSDGKSKMKWTIVLDTSSLLDKESRKPLHLLQGLKGTHLVVPRTVLRELNEVKRSRSLLFRRRTEMASSALDWIEECEVNSKWWIQVQSPSEETKATAPTPPVTPQSNGSLAFPFSLHWNTYAPEIDSPTSEDQVLECALLYRNRNRDEKLVLLSNDATLKIKAMAEGVICETPHEFYESLVNPFSERFMWTESTPRGRTWSHLDDVVLRERYNNRACRRKSTYNGGGRGESGAAAKGLKLILLHNSHYGHTH; translated from the exons atggaggttaaggaagAGAAACTGTTGGAGGAGGAGCAACGAGTGCCGGAGAAGACGATTCCGGTGTTCACTGTTCTTAAAAACGGCGCGATTCTCAAAAACATCTTCGTTGTGAACAGTCGCGATTTCTCGTCGCCGGAGAGAAACGGTTCCATGGTTAGCGGCGATGACGACGAGGTAGAGGAGACTCTCGTCGTCGGTCGTCATCCAGATTGCGATATTCTCCTAACGCACCCTAGCATTAGCAGATTCCACTTAGAAATCCGCTCGATCTCATCTCGCCAGAGACTCTTCGTCACGGATCTATCCTCTG TTCATGGGACATGGGTTAGGGATCTGAGAGTTGAGCCACATGCTTGTGTCGAGGTTGAAGAAGGTGATACGATTAGGATTGGTGGTTCAACTAGGATCTATAGGCTTCACTGGATTCCGTTGAGCCGTGCttatgattttgaaaatccGTTTGTTTCACCACTTGATGCGTCTATGGTGAtggagcaagaagaagagaatataaTGATTGAAGCAGAGAGTCTAGAGGTTGCAAAACATCAG TCACTAGTGAATACTGGATTAAGTGATGATGGAGATCTACATCTGGATGTGACGTCAGAAGGAACTGGATCATCAGTCCCTAGTGAGGATGAGGATACATATGTTACCACGAGGGAGATGTCGTTGCCACTTGCGTTTCCAAGTGTTTTGGCACTAGCTGGAGATTCTGCCAGGTCACAAGAGCTTCAATTCAAAGAAGATttgcagacttcaacagagTGGGACTTAGATGTTTTAGAAGCCGGGGAAGATAAGCCAAAGAGCAGCTCCTCCCCAAGTAAGCAGCAGAGTGGTGGCTACCTGGAGAGATTAGGTTGTTCTGACCTTCTTGTCGCTGCAGAGGCTGATGAGTGCAATGTCAGAGGAGATGGAGGTTTGCATCTGAATGTGATTTCAGAGAGGATGGAATCATCAGTGCCAAATGAGGAGGATCCATTTCTA aatataaTGATTGAAGCAGAGAGTCTAGAGGTTGCAAAACATCAG TCACTAGTGAATACTGGATTAAGTGATGATGGAGATCTACATCTGGATGTGACGTCAGAAGGAACTGGATCATCAGTCCCTAGTGAGGATGAGGATACATATGTTACCACGAGGGAGATGTCGTTGCCACTTGCGTTTCCAAGTGTTTTGGCACTAGCTGGAGATTCTGCCAGGTCACAAGAGCTTCAATTCAAAGAAGATttgcagacttcaacagagTGGGACTTAGATGTTTTAGAAGCCGGGGAAGATAAGCCAAAGAGCAGCTCCTCCCCAAGTAAGCAGCAGAGTGGTGGCTACCTGGAGAGATTAGGTTGTTCTGACCTTCTTGTCGCTGCAGAGGCTGATGAGTGCAATGTCAGAGGAGATGGAGGTTTGCATCTGAATGTGATTTCAGAGAGGATGGAATCATCAGTGCCAAATGAGGAGGATCCATTTCTAGTTGCAAAGGAGACTTTATCGCTACAACTCTCAACAGATTCCATTAATTTAGAAATACTACGGCTCACGGAAGATGTTCAGGCGTCACCAGAGTTGTCCATAAGTAGTGTAGAAGTCAACGCAGAAATTCCAAGTAGTGGCTGCTCCCCAAGTAAGGGAAAGATTGATGACTGCTTTGAGGCTTCTAGTTGTTCTGCACCTGAGTTGACTATAAAGGTTGAGATTCTGAGCCTTCATCCAGAAGTCAGTGAAGAAACTGAGTTAGTCACAAAGGAGGTTATGGAAGCATCTGCTAAACCACTAAGTAAGGCTGATAATATGAGTCACgaagaaaatagagaaactGAGGTCTCAAGGCAAGTTATTGCAGTATCTCCCAATTCCTTCTCTCAAGCTGAGCCAACTTTGGAAATTTTAACTGATGAAGCTCCAGGCCTCCTAGGTTCTGAAGTCCTAAGTGAAGTGGCAGTAGATACTGAAATTGAGAACCTACTACATCAAAAAAGCAATGCAGAAACAAAGGCTGATATTCAGAATCACAAAGACAATGGAGAAAGTGAGGTCTCAAGGAAAGTTATTGCAGTATCTACCAAATCCCTCTCTCAAGCTGAGACAACTTTAGAAATTTTAACTGAAGAAGCTCGAGGCCTTGAAGTCCAGAGTGAAGTAGCCATAGAGACTGAAAGGGAGAACGTACTACATCAGACAAGCAATGGAGAAGCCAAGGTTGGTTCAAGACAAGTCAGTGAAGTATCTGATTGTTTGTCCGCTGGAAACGAAGGTCTTTCAAGAATCAATACCGAAGATATCCAAAGTCTATGCTCGAGTTGGCAGCCAATGCCTGAGAGTGAAGTTGGGGCTCAATCTGAGATCTGGAATGATGTGAATTCTGCAGGACATCAGAATACAAAATCAGGAATGACCAGAGAGATTGgaaaaatatttgatgaagGGAGCAGCTCGTGCCTTTCTGAGGTCCAACAAAGTGGTTCACAAATTTTCTTGTCAACATCAAATCAGAAACCCAAACCAGAACTGTCAATTGGCTCTGGGAGATCTGAAAAATATTACAGCCTAAGCGAAATTAAGGGTGAAGAAAGTACTGATAAATGGTGTCCAATTCTTTCAACCTTGGCGGCAGAAACCTTTGGGGATACAAAACCGATTGAAGAACTGCCTTCTGATGAAACTGGAAGTCAAGAAAACCAGACGCCACAAACATATACTGATAGAGATGATGTACTGTCTGAGATGGATAGCTCAAGCACATGCAACATTTGGTCTAGGAGAGGAAAAGCTGCTTCTGTTCTTCAGATCCGGACCAACAAGAGTGAAGGAAAGCAACAGTATACTGGGAAACAACCAAAAGACAAGTTTCATAGAAGACAGGCTCTAAGTGACAAGTCTATTTCTCTCACTGTTCATCATGGTGCAGAAAATCTGGAACCAGAGATCTTTACTCCTGACAAGGAGAATCTCAGCCCAAGTTCTCATATGTTAAAAAGATTACAAGAAATTGGTGACGTGAAAGATAGCAAGAGCTCTTCAAAGCTTTCAGGAAGATCATGCTCGTCACTGGTTCATTCAAAGCTTTCAGGAAGATCATGCTCGTCACTGGTTCATTCCAGTATCGCTATTGTTGCTTCAGAGGCATTCGCAGAACCAGAAATATTTACCCCAGATAAGGAGAATCTTACCCCAAACTCTCATATGCTAAAACGTTTGCGAGAATTTGGTGATTTTAAGGGTACAAAAGGCTCCTCCTCTAAAGCCACACGTAAACCATTCTTTGATCATTTGGAAGCAAATGTGATGGCAGAACAGAAACCAGAAGATCTACAGAGCATGAGCAGCAAATCGAAGGTGAAGCATGAGCCTGTGGCACTGAAGAAGAAAGCTGAACGGGTGCCTTTTCAACCTCTACTTGACAAATCTTCTTCCCAAAGTCAGTCATACACTGAGGCTTCTACTGCATCAGCGAGGAACAACAATTCTAGAGGCATTCGTTCTTCTTCT GTCCTTTCTGATGGAAAGAGCAAGATGAAGTGGACCATTGTGCTGGACACTTCTTCACTCTTGGATAAGGAGTCTAGGAAGCCACTGCACCTACTACAAGGTCTCAAGGGGACACATCTGGTCGTACCAAGAACAG TGTTAAGGGAATTAAATGAGGTGAAGCGCAGTCGCAGTCTTCTCTtcagaagaagaacagagatgGCTTCTTCAGCTCTGGATTGGATCGAAGAGTGTGAGGTTAATTCAAAATGGTGGATTCAAGTCCAGAGCCCATCAGAGGAAACCAAAGCAACTGCACCGACCCCACCAGTCACTCCTCAGTCAAATGGCTCGTTGGCATTCCCGTTTTCACTTCACTGGAACACTTATGCACCAGAGATCGATTCTCCTACATCAGAAGATCAGGTCCTAGAATGTGCTCTTCTTTATCGAAACCGTAACCGTGACGAAAAACTAGTTCTTCTTAGCAACGATGCAACGCTCAAGATCAAAGCCATGGCAGAG GGTGTGATATGTGAGACGCCACATGAGTTCTACGAGAGTCTGGTGAATCCTTTCTCAGAGAGGTTTATGTGGACAGAGAGCACGCCGAGAGGACGGACTTGGAGTCATCTAGACGACGTCGTGTTGAGAGAAAGGTACAACAACCGTGCTTGTAGAAGAAAGTCAACATACaatggaggaggaagaggagagagtgGTGCAGCAGCTAAAGGCTTGAAGCTCATATTGCTCCATAACTCTCACTACGGCCACACTCATTGA